A window from Amblyomma americanum isolate KBUSLIRL-KWMA chromosome 7, ASM5285725v1, whole genome shotgun sequence encodes these proteins:
- the LOC144097935 gene encoding uncharacterized protein LOC144097935 — translation MRRSRNAAKQSSCLFRRPHKFIINHMALLLEDVNKLHFKSVQLTQAAATQLKVECYRTMASRFGLLLASESAVKFFTPDSRREVKAFLRGLLDFLRGVASNVPWLSDKAKVAIARRIQDLDVTLWPLRVDDTNETLWQLYSNFCISCNQAENTTSVSTSPSATTANPREPRLIDYWVENSIKFWRLTAAQREDMQLLWQGDALEALRYEAWSNRLRVSHVALRSPFFHPASAELEPANFGGLGAAFLANAVQMFVPPVADIDPDLSLETWPEIGGVEDLASSLNCSAEFLPNLRDIVALGLAWHALKGIVNASSEDSSVRPSHVNELAIKDENNVVHYYSGDQLFFMTYCRTSKDPQEQQRLIGRARRVATSNAVLD, via the exons ATGCGAAGGTCCAGAAATGCGGCTAAACAATCATCGTGTCTTTTTAGGCGTCCTCACAAATTTATTATCAACCATATGGCACTTCTCCTAGAGGATGTAAATAAGCTTCATTTCAAAAGTGTTCAACTTACGCAGGCTGCAGCAACGCAGTTGAAGGTGGAGTGCTACCGGACGATGGCTAGCAGGTTTGGCCTTCTGCTGGCCTCCGAGAGCGCCGTCAAGTTCTTCACTCCTGACTCTCGGCGAGAGGTGAAGGCGTTCCTGAGGGGCCTGCTAGACTTCCTTAGAGGCGTCGCCTCGAACGTACCTTGGCTCAGCGACAAAGCCAAAGTGGCGATTGCCAGAAGGATCCAAGATCTTGAC GTCACACTGTGGCCGCTGAGAGTGGACGACACCAACGAGACGCTGTGGCAATTGTACTCGAATTTCTGCATCTCCTGCAACCAAGCTGAGAACACCACCAGCGTCTCAACATCGCCATCAGCGACCACGGCTAACCCCCGAGAACCGAGGCTAATAGACTACTGGGTGGAAAACAGCATCAAGTTCTGGAGGCTCACCGCCGCACAGCGGGAGGATATGCAGCTTCTGTGGCAGGGAGACGCGCTCGAGGCACTGCGATACGAGGCATGGAGCAACCGGCTTCGAGTGTCCCACGTGGCCCTGCGCAGCCCCTTCTTCCACCCAGCAAGCGCCGAGCTCGAGCCTGCGAACTTCGGAGGCCTCGGAGCCGCATTCCTGGCTAACGCTGTGCAGATGTTCGTGCCGCCG GTGGCAGATATCGACCCTGACTTGTCCCTGGAAACCTGGCCGGAGATCGGTGGTGTTGAGGACCTGGCAAGCAGCCTAAACTGCAGCGCTGAATTTCTCCCTAACCTGCGCGACATCGTCGCCTTGGGGCTTGCCTGGCACGCCCTGAAAGGCATAGTCAACGCGTCATCTGAAGACAGCAGCGTGCGACCATCGCATGTCAATGAACTCGCCATCAAAGACGAGAACAATGTGGTGCACTACTACAGCGGAGACCAGCTGTTCTTTATGACCTACTGCCGGACCAG CAAGGACCCACAAGAACAGCAACGGCTGATTGGGCGGGCGCGCAGGGTAGCAACATCCAACGCTGTCCTGGACTAA